Below is a window of Chloroflexota bacterium DNA.
GCAGCAGTAGGAGAACCCGGCGCATCGTCCTATGATGAACCACGAACGGACGACGCGCCGCACGCCCGCTGGATGGGGAGCATGACCCTGGAACACGAGACTGAAGTCTTCATCAGCGACGCCGCGCGCGACTTGGTGCTCGATTTTCGCGCGCGCTCCGACCGGCCGGACAGGGACGACCTGGCCATGTGGATCGAGGTCACCGGAATCTCGGGGACCGGTTTCAGCTACGACATGTACTTGAAGAGCTCGCAGGACGCGGCACCCGACGATGCAGTCGTAGAAGTCGCCGCCGGGCTCAACGTCGTCGTCCGCGCCGGGAGTACCGACCAGCTCGACGGCGCCACGATCGACTATCGCTCCGCCCCGAACGGCGGTGGCCTATTCGTCGACAATCCCAACACGCCGAGCCCGGTCGCCGGACCGGCGGCCCGCGATGTCCCCGCGCCACAGCTCAGCGGTGCAGTGGCGGATCAGGTCGCGCAGATTCTCGAGCAGCAGATCAATCCCGCCATCGCCGCGCACGGGGGGCATGCCGAGCTCGTCTCCGTCGAGGACGGCGCGGCGTACCTACGCCTGAGCGGCGGATGCCAGGGGTGCGGCATGGCGTCCGTCACCCTGACGCAGGGCATCGAGGTGGCCATTCGCGAGGCCGTCCCCGAAGTCACGCGGGTGATTGACGTGACCGACCACGCCTCGGGCACCAATCCCTACTTCGAGGCGTCGAAGAAGTAGGTCGGCGCGGCTGCTAGTCGGCCCTCTCGAACGTGCGGTCGCTCGAAGCTGCGCTCCGTCCCGGATGCGGCACGAACGGCACGCCCTTGAGCCTGAGCCGCAGCGCCTGCCAGTAGATCGCCGCGGTTACGCGCGCCGTCATGAACGGATAGCGAACCAGCGCGCCGGTGAGCGCACGGGCCGTCATGGGTCGGCGGCAGAGCGAAAGGTCAGCTTCAAAGAGTGGCGCCGAGGCCCGGATCGCCACCATGCGCACGTCGAGATCCACGCCCGGCGCCGTCGCCGACAGGCGGTACTCCATATCCATGGTCATGAAGGGCGATACGTGCAGGGCCTTTGAGAATTCGGCTCGGAGCTTGTCACCCTCGCCAGCCGGCTCCACGACGTAGGCGTGACGCTCGCCCCACGGCGTGTTCGTGACCTCGGCCACCAACGC
It encodes the following:
- a CDS encoding DUF1365 domain-containing protein, whose amino-acid sequence is MSGASGLYTGVVTHRRRRPVAHEFRFPLFMVYLDLAELPGVFDGHWLWSARRPALAWFRRADHFGDPALPLDESVRRRVHEVTGRRPEGPIRLLTHLRYFGYVFNPISVYYCFTPGGERVEALVAEVTNTPWGERHAYVVEPAGEGDKLRAEFSKALHVSPFMTMDMEYRLSATAPGVDLDVRMVAIRASAPLFEADLSLCRRPMTARALTGALVRYPFMTARVTAAIYWQALRLRLKGVPFVPHPGRSAASSDRTFERAD
- a CDS encoding NifU family protein, which gives rise to MTLEHETEVFISDAARDLVLDFRARSDRPDRDDLAMWIEVTGISGTGFSYDMYLKSSQDAAPDDAVVEVAAGLNVVVRAGSTDQLDGATIDYRSAPNGGGLFVDNPNTPSPVAGPAARDVPAPQLSGAVADQVAQILEQQINPAIAAHGGHAELVSVEDGAAYLRLSGGCQGCGMASVTLTQGIEVAIREAVPEVTRVIDVTDHASGTNPYFEASKK